In Achromobacter spanius, the following proteins share a genomic window:
- a CDS encoding crotonase/enoyl-CoA hydratase family protein, with the protein MNQLIHTDCHPFTAAGNMKQISAFYEEGRRVMWMMLRAQPRPCFNHELIDEIMTLARAAKDSGLPIDFWVTGSLVPQIYNVGGDLNFFAEAIRNGKREALRAYARACVDCVHAASRGFDTGAISLAMIEGTALGGGFEAALAHHFVLAQNNARMGFPEMAFNLFPGMGGYSLVARRSGMKLAEELISSGESHTAEWFHGKGLVDTLFEPGEAYRATRTFIDVMRPKLNGMRAMLRARQRVLNLSRSELMDITEDWVEAAFSIDPKDRAYMERLVLAQNRRSAVSSEAVQEATMH; encoded by the coding sequence ATGAATCAACTCATTCATACAGACTGCCACCCCTTCACCGCCGCGGGCAATATGAAGCAGATCTCGGCCTTTTATGAGGAGGGACGCCGAGTCATGTGGATGATGCTGCGCGCACAACCGCGGCCGTGCTTTAACCACGAACTCATCGACGAAATCATGACCCTGGCGCGCGCCGCCAAGGACTCGGGCCTGCCCATCGACTTCTGGGTCACCGGTTCGCTGGTGCCGCAGATCTACAACGTGGGCGGCGACTTGAATTTCTTCGCCGAAGCCATCCGCAACGGCAAGCGCGAAGCGCTGCGGGCCTATGCACGCGCTTGCGTGGACTGCGTGCACGCAGCCTCGCGCGGTTTCGACACCGGTGCGATCTCGTTGGCGATGATCGAGGGCACGGCGCTGGGCGGCGGCTTTGAAGCCGCGCTGGCGCACCACTTCGTGCTGGCGCAGAACAATGCGCGCATGGGCTTTCCGGAAATGGCGTTCAACCTGTTTCCGGGCATGGGCGGCTATTCGCTGGTGGCGCGCCGTTCGGGCATGAAGCTGGCTGAAGAGCTGATCAGCTCAGGCGAATCGCATACGGCGGAATGGTTCCACGGCAAGGGGCTGGTGGACACCCTGTTTGAACCGGGCGAGGCGTACCGCGCCACGCGCACCTTCATCGATGTGATGCGGCCCAAGCTCAACGGCATGCGCGCCATGCTGCGCGCCCGCCAGCGCGTGCTGAACCTGTCGCGTTCCGAACTGATGGACATCACCGAGGATTGGGTCGAGGCCGCGTTCTCGATCGACCCGAAAGACCGCGCCTACATGGAGCGCCTGGTGCTGGCGCAGAACCGCCGCAGCGCCGTCAGCAGCGAGGCCGTGCAGGAAGCCACCATGCACTGA